The Hordeum vulgare subsp. vulgare chromosome 4H, MorexV3_pseudomolecules_assembly, whole genome shotgun sequence genomic interval gttcatgcgttgcaacgggagaaagaaataccacacggcacacgctcttaatttataaaaaatgtctataatttgagaatttatagttacgatacaaataaagatggtcttatcctataaaaatgcagtttaaaatttcgtaggtcttctattttaacacggcttgcatgtagatttaatacgtacaaagaatcagtcaagtgaccttcagtttcatctctaatcctgattttgttgacgtgttcatcctcaacccggatgagtaccggtatgaaagaaagacgaataatgacttatttattaagattgcaccctagatagtatttttattaaacgtttaacagataaaataatatgatatttaaattctacatatttttctatcaAATTTCATGTATAATATATTAAATttgaagttacggtttaaaagatatgagtatttaaaaaaatatttaatatatactacgagtttaatgtcataaacagtaagggcatttttgtaaaatcaccttggtgggttttccgacggaagcgatagcctctttattattaggtaaagatttttgCTAACCGATACCTGCAGCGCATACCCCTCTGCCGCGATTTGTGCCGGTTCAGATACTTTTATTCTCTTATTCagttaaaaatagaaaaaagaaggcCATGAATGGATTCTAACCAGAAACCTAGCGCATAAGTTAGAAACGCTCCAACCACTTGGGACAACCCACAATGTGCGATAAGTTTCGTTttctcttctaaattctttctccAGATCGCGACCTGTTTTCTAGTATTTTTTTCAAACGGCTTggttgcttttttatttttcttatctTTTTCTCTGTTTCTTTTtagcttcctttttctttttaaaatgcATGGACTTTTCTCAAATTTTCCAATTTGTTTTGAAAACtgatgaacaatttttgaatttgtgaacatttttcagAATCAGTGATTGTtttccaaatttgatgaactttttttcaaaaatgatgaactttttccgaattcaatgaacattttttgaatctgatgattttttttccataaaactatgaacttttttcgaatttgatgaacttttttcgaaccaatgatttttttttccaaattAGGGATGTTCTTTTTTCGAATTTGATCAACTTTTTTAAAAATCTATGAATTTTTATTCAAATTAgggatgaactttttttaaatcgATGACCTTTTTTCGAAATTGATGAACTTTCTTTCAAATCAATGAATTTTTATTCAAATTTGAGATGAACTTATTttcaatcgatgaacttttttcgaatTAGTGGAGCTGCCTGAATCCACAAGCATTAGTACCTCCTGCCcctaaggctggccatagtgggagtaaccaaggtagtatcatgtacttgggactagcaaacatgttgatgtgatagataattaaagaagagagggATGGTTAGAATAACATAAGTAGATACTGTAACATGTAAAATGCTatactactatgtgtcatgcatgccaataaataaggtcatctatgatactactttatgatactatgcactatgaagatagtatcatacaatagtatcatatacatgatactactatatgatactccccactatgaccagcctaaaTCCATGCTCGCAACGGGAAGGCCTTGGGAGACATCCCCCGATAATGCTTGCTTCGATATGGCTATCACAGACTCTGGTGGCTTGCTGGCTGTCGGGTCGTTGTCGTAGTCCTGGGACATGTTGATCCCGGAGATGTCAAACAACTCTTCAAGTATATGCAACTGAACCGAAGTGGGACATATATGACCTTGGCCCCATCTTTCGCTGCACTTGAAGCAAAGGCCGTGGGCGCGGCGATAATCCTGCAACCCTCTAACCTTGGAAGTGTCCGCTCGGGTCGCGTTTGTACCACATTGATCAATGACACTTGATGTGATCGCGAGACGCTTAGGCGATGGGGGAAGTGGCAGAGGTGTTCCCCGACCGCGGCGCGATCTCGGGTGGCCAAGGGAGAGCACCGAACACCCCATCCGCGATCTCCTCTTGAAGCAGCGCCAGTGAACGAGAATCGTCGCTATATCCTTGCGCAGTCCCTCCACAAAACATGTGGGGAAATAGAATGGATGAATTGTGTCATAATAGGATCTCAAATGGTTTGTAATCAATTCAAATGCTCAATATAAGAAGCTATATACGAAGTCCGCCAGACAGTATAAATCTAACGGATAAGCGTTTGATGCCGATCCCGCCCGAAACGTGTGCATAATAGAGAAGTAAACGAATCCCAATCAAACTCCGGTAGACGTTTTTGAATTGACTGTAACCATACGGACGTCGACCCAGAAAAATTAAGAGCGACCACGGGCACCCAGAATGACGGCAAGATAGCGAACATGTGAAAATATTGCTCACAAAGTGTTCTCCACAAATTCGGGTTCTCATCAAAAAATTGTCGAAACGTGATCGAAGGATGTGCTTGGCCAAGGCCGGAGAGCAATTGACTACCAGGAGAGAATGGAGAAAGAGCTGTCGCAGATAGATGGTTATCCAACTGACCGTTTGCTGGAGGTGGCAGCGACGTCTAGAACGACGCCGCCGGTAGCCCCCGTGTTATGTTGAAGACGTCGTGGCCGTCGGGCCCTTGGGGATGATCTGTCGCGCGAGATCCGGAGCCAGAGTGTACTTCGGTCGTCGTAGGCGACGGTTTGCTCGACGTTGGTTGTTGAGGACGCGCCAGCTATATAGTGGCAACCGAGTCGCTAAGATCGACGATGCGACATTCAAAATCGGGTCGCCATGCCACCAAATCATCCACCTTCGCATTGGAGGCATGAATCGCCGCTGCGTGTTCCTTCAGGGCCGTCTCCATCCGCTCCCGAAAAGCATGAACAATGGGATCCATGGAGACCAGATGAGCGCGTGCGTGACGCAGGGATCTGGTCTCCACGAACTGCGCCAGATCGACGCATCAGGCGAAGAAGGCTTGGTCTCTGATACCATATGTAAGAGTAGTGaagcggaggggggattcgatctATTACTCTATGAAGTACTCCATAGACTAGTAAGTAGGGTATATATGAATTAATACCATATGGTGAATGTGGATTCCATATGGTATTAATGTATGTAATACCGTATGTAAGAGCGCGTGCAGAAGTAGTAGCttacaaacagaataaaatcacaTGAATTGATTTACAAGAGAAAAATGTAGAACACACTAGTAACTAGGGTTGCTGCCGCTGTCGGGTGACTGATCCTCCGAGATGCCTTCTCCTCTCTTGCTCTTGGCTTAAGTACCTACTCGAAAGGGATTGACCCACTCCTGGCCCATGACTCGGGTGTTGGGCCGCTTGTTCCTGCTGGGCCGTGCCTCGACCGGTGACTGTTGGTCGTGTGGTGGGGTAGGAGTGTCAGGGCCTCTAACAAGCTACCCTGACATGTAATCAGTGCTGTGACCCGCGATTAGGCCGTCTTGTAATGGAATAAGGCTGTTCCATTTCAAAAAATAATAGTCTAAAGTAGGCACgcctaataaataaataaatccaAAGGGCCAAATATACGTGTTCCTCGACGCGGCGACAAACTGCGCTGAGTTTTCGGTTAACAATCaactcaaaaaagaaaaaaaagagttaACAAAAATATCCTTTTTGCTTCCTGCACCAAGACCATTTGCAAAAGCGAAGGGGCAAAACAGAACAGAACAGAATCCCGTCCCGTCCACCATCCTAGTCCTACTCCTAGGAGAGGCCGCattcccttcccttcccttcccccTCCTCCCACCTCGTCGCCCTCGCAGATCCCCCACACCCCCCTCCCGCGAATGGCGTCCCGTCTCGcgtcccgcctcctcctccgccgccccgctGCCgtaacccctccctccctccctccctctctctcgtatGTATCTGTGCTCCGGGTGATCCGACGCGATGGTTCGGCCGGATTGGGGATCGTTCGCCGGGTGGTCTCCGCCGACGGGCTCGGCGATTCACCGTCGCTTTCCTTCCGTTTTTCCCGCGAAAAAAGGATTTTCCGCATCTTCTACCACGTCGCCTCCCTCCGCAGAATTTCGTTTTCTCCGGATCGTTTTACGGGCCGTGGCACGCGCGTCTGGTTTCGACGTCGTGTAGGGATTCCACCCCTCTTTCGCGTCGGATGACCTTGATTCGATCCCTGGAGGATTGATTTTTCTTAAAGGGTCCGTAGAAGACCGTCAaaccatcaaggaacaccccctgCGACGATCGGAGATCATGCTACCAGATTGCTGCTTTGCTTCCGCGCTTGGTTTTGGCCTTATTTGTCAGGTCGGCAGTTTCTGGATACCGACAGAAACGTGTGTGCAGCTGCAAAAAGTGAATGCGAGCCGTAGCCGTCGGTATGGTTTAGAAATTCGGGGTGTGTTTCGGGGATGCGTGTAGGACAAATTGATTGCCTGTAGTTGAACTAGATGAGGTAATTTCGTCATGTCTGAAACTTAGTAATGTGGTCTTGAAGTTCATTGACCTGGCTGAGTAGACTAGCGCTCAGATTTTCACGCACAAACTAACTTCTCAAATGTAGATTTGTGCCCATTTCTGTGATCTGTTAACCGGTTTAGTTTGATTTTTCCATTGTTTGATGGTTTACTCAACTATGAGATGCAATAATAAGGGTTAAGTGCACTTATGATCCTTGAGCCTGCATCAGCTCCATCTACATCCATTTATTTTTAGAATGTATGCTTCGGTCCTTTAAAAACGTTAAGTGGGTCGACTAAAAAAACTGCTTGTGGAGGATGTGTGTAGGAGTTATTGCAGGATTGACCTGGGTGAGCGGACTAGAGCTCATATGTAAGCTGAGTATGCAAATGTAGATGCTTTTTGTGTACGCATGTTTGGTGATCTGCTAACTAGTTAAGTTCTATTTTGCCATCGTTTGATGGTTGAACCACTAGGATTTGGTTCAGTGGAGGCGGTTCGCCGTCTCTTCTATGTCGTCTGTGCAGAATTTGTTTTTAATTTATAAAGCCTTTCTTTCTGTCACATCATTTTACAGGTGGTAGGTGTGGTGGACTTTGACGCCATGTGGGTCGTAGAGATTTTGTCCTTTTTGCGTCAGATAATCTTGAATAGTTTTTGGACAAAGATAACCATGGTTTGATCTGTAGCCACATTGAAGGAATAACCTGTGACAATCGGAGTACATATTGCTTGCTTCCACAATTGATTTTGGCCTTATTCAGCAGAATTCAGGCTAATAATTTATAGATATCGATGAAACCTTTATGCTGCAAAGTGATTGCAAGTTGTTGACACGGTTTAGAAATTTGGGGCGCTGTGGGGATGCGTGTAGGAGAGCTTGCATGCTATGGCTCAACTAGATGAGCCAATTCATCATGCCTGAAACTTAATCTTGTAGCCTGGGAGTTCTATGACCTTGTTGAGCAGATTAGAGCCCAGAGTTTGAATTTGGTTGAATCAACTGTAAGATGCAGCAAGAGCGAAGTGGACTCGTAGTCCTTGAACTTGCAATGGATCCATCTACATCCATTTACTTTCAAAATGCACATGTAGTTCCCTTGAACACGTTAAGTGGGTCACTAGGTAGTCCAACTGTGCCAGTGTCATGCTTCTCTATTTTTGTTCATTGGTTACACTATTTTTAGACGACGAGCTCTTCACATACTAGCGATAACATAATAGTACATCACACAACCACTGTTTTTCTTTTCTATTGGGAAATTTTGTTATTGCCACTTGGTTCTGTTGCTGACATGCAGGACCCCATTGTCTGTGGCACAGCCAGTAGAAAATAAGTTAATGGCACTGCTTAGTGCCGAAAACTAATTTCTTTCTCATTCATTTGTTTCTACAGAGTTTTATAGTTTCCTTTGTTCATTTACTTCTGTATGCTTAAATTTGGTAGGTCGTTCTAATGGTTTAGTGTGCTTGCAGGTATTAAGTCTCCTCCAGAGTTCCAGACATGCTAGACATTTCAGCACTCAGCTACTTGAAGGTCAGTAGCTCTAGAGATGTTACTTTTGAAGTTGGTTACTGTTAGTTTCCTTAGCAACTAATGCTTTTCTGCAATCTTCATTGCAGGTGCTCCAAGACTTCCAAAACCAACATGGTAGGGAGTAACCTCTGCGCTTCATTGTGTCATTATGTGATTGTACTATATAATTTATATACTGATAAAACTTTATTGTATTTAGTTGGTGGTTGTTACCACTTATTACACTGTTATaaaatccactgttgtcattgagTAAAGTATGACCTCTAATGATTTGTTGTAGTGAACGCTATTTCCTTCGAAATGCTTCTCCTTATCAAATTTGGAGTAGATCATTTGCTTCAGAGAATGGTAAGGTATATCAACCCTGTAGAGGATATTAATAATTGTGAATTGTTGCCTGACAAATTCTTTATCATCTCTTGTCTTTGTTTTAAGGTGACTTGGTTGAAGCTGTTGTGCCCTTTATGGGTGAATCTGTAACTGATGGAACCCTTGCCAATTTCTTAAAGAGTATGCACCTGTCTCTCTCTGTGATTCAAGTCATCAACGTTTATGCTGCTGACATGTTATTTGCTGCAGAACCTGGTGATAGGGTTGAAGCAGACGAGGCGATAGCTCAGATTGAAACTGATAAGGTGATGCTTTGGCTCATTCATTCCCATTTTAATACCTGTTTTTGGTTTGTTCTGCTGTTCTTGATGATAGAACGATCCTTAAAATGGAAGTGCTCCATTCTATTTCCAGGTTACAATAGATGTTTCCAGTCCAGAAGCTGGGGTAATTGAAAAGGTAACTGCCTTCCATACATTTTGTGATTTCGAatttactccctccattcctaaatataagtctttttagatgtttcactaaaagtctacatacggatgtatatagacacactttagagtgtaaattcattcattttgctatgtatgtagtctcctagttgaatctctaaaaagacttatatttaggaacggagggagtaatttgcATGCCCCACAAGTTACCTCAATTGTGTATTTAGCAGTATGGTTACTCTCCTGATCACATCAGTGCTTTGCAGTTCATTGCCAGTGAAGGTGACACTGTTACTCCAGGTACCAAAATTGCTGTGATATCTAAGTCTGCTGCTCCAAGTGAGGCCCATGTTGCACCATCCGAAGAGACCTCCCAGAAGgagacccctccaccacctcctccagaGAAACCTAAGGTCGAGCAAAAATCACCAAAAGTAGAATCTGTGAAAACACAGGCATCAAAACTAGCCTCCCCCTCGGAACCTCAGCTCCCTCCAAAGGAAAGAGAGAGACGGGTAAGGTCATTTCCCATCATTTGGTTATAATATGGTTGATAAGACATGTTATGGTTTCATATTTTGGGATTGTGACAAGTGCAGGTGTCAATGCCAAGGCTTAGGAAGCGCATTGCAAATCGTTTGAAGGATTCTCAGAACACTTTCGCACTACTGACTACATTCAATGAAGTTGACATGTAAGTGCATCAGTCATTGGTTTCCTAATATTTGTACTTTTGTAGTGTGTCTGGTTGGTGTACCCCTGATGCATCATTGGCTTTTGGCACTTGTGTGAGCCTAAGTTACCCCAAACTTGCCCAAAATTCTCCGCTAACACTAACCAAAAACAATGTCGGCCTGTAAATGAAGCATCATTAAACTGTATCAAGTATAAATAACATGTAAGTATCAAACATGTTATGCTCCAAGAATATTTATCAGAAGAGTCAAAAAAAGTGTTTATCTTCCATAATGGTTTTTCTTTTGagtttaggccctgtttggttccaaataagtcaccaacttataagttgaaaagtgcaaaaagtgacttattttgccaaacagacccaacttataagtcaccccaacttataagtcataagttgctccaccccaacttaaaacttataagtcacccactTTTGCATGAAaatgtgacttataagtcagatgacaaccaaacaggcgtgacttataagtcactggttttaagtcacctgacttataagtcacctgacttattgaaaccaaacagggccttacaTCTTTGTGCTTATCTTCTAATGCTTTCTTGGCAtgcctttattttactatatggtGATGATATGTCCCTGAATAAGTTGTTTCATTTGTATTACAACTGTTTCTTCATTGCTGTAGGACCAATTTGATGAAGCTGCGGACTGACTACAAAGATGAGTTTGTTAAGAAGCATGGTGTCAAATTGGGTCTGATGTCCTGCTTTGTTAAGGTAATGGCAATCTGATGAGCTGCTTAAATGATTGTTTGGTaatttcctgggtcattctaaatCCACTTATTTTTTGAAGGCTGCTGTTTCTGCGCTTCAAAATCAGCCAATTGTCAATGCTGTTATTGATGGCGATGACATCATCTACAGAGACTACATTGACGTTAGTGTTGCTGTTGGCACTTCCAAGGTACTGGCACTTTCTTCTTCTCTAGGTTGAATTACCGAACGACCAGCCTTTTTTTACCATGCACCCTGCTGCCATAATGTGATATGAAAATCATTTTGCTTTAGGGTCTTGTGGTGCCTGTTATCCGTGATACAGAAGGAATGAACTTCGCGGACATTGAGAAGGGGATAAACAGCCTTGCAAAGAAGGCAACTGAGGGGGCATTGTCAATTGATGAGATGGCAGGGGGAACCTTTACAATCTCAAACGGCGGTGTCTATGGAAGTCTTATCAGCACACCTATCATCAACCCTCCTCAGGTTCTCTTTTCGTTTGTTACATTCTACTCTCTTTGTTAAAATTCGACAACTCACCTCCTAACACGACCCTTAATTCCTTGCCTTATGCAGTCAGCAATTCTTGGAATGCATTCTATTGTCCAACGCCCCGTGGTTGTGGATGGTGACATCCTTGCGAGGCCAATGATGTACCTTGCACTGACATATGACCATAGGCTGATAGACGGCAGAG includes:
- the LOC123447739 gene encoding dihydrolipoyllysine-residue succinyltransferase component of 2-oxoglutarate dehydrogenase complex 1, mitochondrial-like, which gives rise to MASRLASRLLLRRPAAVLSLLQSSRHARHFSTQLLEGAPRLPKPTCERYFLRNASPYQIWSRSFASENGDLVEAVVPFMGESVTDGTLANFLKKPGDRVEADEAIAQIETDKVTIDVSSPEAGVIEKFIASEGDTVTPGTKIAVISKSAAPSEAHVAPSEETSQKETPPPPPPEKPKVEQKSPKVESVKTQASKLASPSEPQLPPKERERRVSMPRLRKRIANRLKDSQNTFALLTTFNEVDMTNLMKLRTDYKDEFVKKHGVKLGLMSCFVKAAVSALQNQPIVNAVIDGDDIIYRDYIDVSVAVGTSKGLVVPVIRDTEGMNFADIEKGINSLAKKATEGALSIDEMAGGTFTISNGGVYGSLISTPIINPPQSAILGMHSIVQRPVVVDGDILARPMMYLALTYDHRLIDGREAVLFLRRIKDVVEDPRRLLLDI